A section of the Bacillota bacterium genome encodes:
- a CDS encoding thioredoxin family protein encodes DVEKVTEINKITEYNIMMTPGLVVNGKVKAFGRVPGTEEIKKLIKDEM; translated from the coding sequence CGATGTTGAAAAAGTAACTGAAATAAACAAAATCACAGAGTACAACATTATGATGACTCCAGGACTTGTAGTAAATGGCAAAGTAAAGGCTTTTGGCAGAGTTCCTGGCACGGAAGAAATCAAAAAGCTCATAAAGGATGAAATGTAA